AGCGCGGCGAGATAGACCTCATCGTCTCCCGCAAGCGCGAACTGCTGGAGGTCGCTGTCGAGGAGGAGATCACCTACTTCTCGACGGAGGCCAGCGCCCGCGCCGCGCTCGAAGCACTCGACGCGGCCGACGACCCGCTCGACGTGGCCCCCGTCGACGAGCGCCCGAAGGCGGCACGGGAGTGGGGCAAGTAGGCCGAACTTCGGCCCGCAACCGGTCCGTTTCTTTCGCCTCGTCGGCGGTCACCGATCGTAACTACTAACCCCACGATTAGGTTAGCCTAAAACGACATGGGTAGATCGGAGACGGCGGGGGGTGCCCGGACGACGAACCGGCAGGGGTGGGTCAGCCGGACCCTCGCGCTGTTCTGTCTCGGCTGTACCGCGCTCACCGTCGCCGGCGGGCTGGTGCAGGTGAGCTTCGGGACGTACTCGATGACGATCGAGCAGGCGTGGCGGACCGTGTTCGACCCCGGCGTGGTGTTCAACCTCGACGCGTGGAACGCGTTCCTCTTCGGGGGCGAACTGCCGGAGATGACCACACGGAGCGTCGTCGTCTGGAACCTCCGGCTCCCCCGGGTGTTCGTCGGGATGATCGCCGGCGCGACGCTCGCCGTCTCGGGCGCTATCTTCCAGGCGGTCACGCGCAACGAGCTGGCGAGCCCCTTCGTGCTCGGCGTGAGTTCGGGAGCCGGCTTCGCGGTGCTGCTGACCCTCGTGGTGTTCAGCGGCCTCGCGCCGTTCCTTCCCTTCCTCGCGGCCGCCGGCGGGGCGCTGGCCTTTCTGGTCGTGTACGCCATCGCCTGGAAGGGCGGGACGAGCCCCGTCCGACTCGTTCTCGCGGGCGTGATCGTCAACATGGTGTTCCAGTCGCTCCAGCGCGCGCTGTTTTTCTTCGCGGACGACCTGGGGGTCGTCCAGACGGCGATCGCCTGGACGACCGGCTCGCTCACCGGCACGGGCTGGGAGGAGGTCCGGATCGCCGTCCTGCCGGCGCTGATCGCCATCGCCATCGCCCTCGCCGGTGCCCGCCAGCTGAACGTCCTCCTGCTCGGCGAGCGGACGGCCCAGTCGCTCGGCATGCGCGTCGAGCGCGTCCGGTTCCTGCTCTCGGGCGTCGCCATCCTCGCGGCCAGCGCCGCCATCGCCGTGGCCGGCATCGTCGGCTTCTTCGGCCTGGTCGTCCCCCACATCGTCCGGAACGTCGTCGGGAGCGACTACCGGCGGCTGATGGTCGGTTGCCTCTTCGCCGGCCCGGCGCTGATGGTGGTCGCCGACGTGGGCGCGCGGCTGTTCTTCCCGGTCGTGCTGAACTCGCCCCGGCAGGTGCCGGTGGGCGTCGTCACCGGGCTGGTCGGCGGGCCGTACTTCCTCTACCTGATGCGGAAACAGCAGTCGATGGGTGAGCTCTGATGGCACCGACGAACGCCGACGCACGGACCGACGAATCGGGCGGCGAACGGATCACCGACGGCGACGGGGCCGTCGTCGACAGCGCGCTCGTCGGCGACGGGCTCGAACTGAGCTACCCGACGAGCGACGGGGCGGTCGTCGACTGCGCCCGCCTCGACATTCCGGAGGGGGCCGTCACGGCGCTCGTGGGGCCGAACGGCAGCGGCAAGAGCACGCTGCTGAAGGGGCTTTCCGACCATCTCGACCCGGACGCCGGCACGGTGCGGATCCGCGGGCGGGACCTAGAGTCGTTCGGCAAGAAGGAGCTCGCCCGCGAACTCGGCGTGCTCTCGCAGGAGAACGACTCGCTGGACAGCATCACGGTCGAGGACCTGGCGTACCACGGCCGCTACCCCCACCGCGGGTTCTTCGACGACACGACCGACGCGGACCGCGAGGCGGTCGAGCGCGCACTGGACCTGGCCGGCGTCGACCACCTCCGCGACGCCGAACTCGGGCAGCTGAGCGGCGGCCAGAAGCAACTGGCGTGGATCGCCATGGTGCTCGCACAGGACACGGACGTGCTCCTGCTCGACGAGCCGACGACGTTTCTCGACCTCTACCACCAGTTCCGCGTGCTGGAGACGGTGCGCCAGCTCAACGAGCGGCAGGGTGTCACCGTCGCCGTCGTGCTCCACGACATCGCGCAGGCCGCCCGCTTCGCGGACTACCTCGTGGCGATGCGCGACGGGGAACTGTACGACTGGGGGCCGCCGGATGAGGTGGTGACCGAACAGCTACTCGCGGACGTGTTCGGCGTCGAGGCCACGGTCGAGCACGACCCCGAACTGCAGGTGCTCCCCCACCGCGCGCTGCCCGACGACGAGTGAGTCGTCGGCGACCGCTAGTACGCCTCCGACTCCTCGACCGGTCCCCAGATCACGTACTCCTCGCACTCCGGACACTGGAGCGGCGGCATCTCGTGGACGACCCCGCCAAGCTGCCTGTTGTCGACGACGATCCCGCAGTTCCCGCACTGTTTCGCCATGGGATCACCCGGTGTGCCGGGGGCTTAATCCGGGCTTATCGTTGCGCACGGTTCGGACCGTTTCGGACCGTTCCGACCGTTGCAGGCGTGAAACGGTCGCCGTGCTGTCAGTGAACCCTCCGAAAACAGCGGCGAACGCGAACCGCGATCAGTCGTCGGCTTATCCGGCTGCGACTGCAGCAGCGAGATGTAACTCGCTGCCGCTCAGTCGTCAGCCTCATCCAGCCGCGACCGCAGCGGCGAGATGAAACTCGTCGCCGATCAGTCGTCGGCTGGAGCCACCGTCGTCCGGCTCTCCGTCAGCCCGAGCACGTCGTCGAAGAAGTCGAGCGAGTCGTTCGGCCCGGGGTTGGCCTCGGGGTGGTACTGGCGCGTGATGACGCCGAGTTCGTCGCTGTCGAGGCCCTCCGGCGTGTCGTCGTTGACGTTGACCTGCGTCACGTCGAGCGCGTCGCCCGGGTCGCCGACCGTGTAGCCGTGGTTCTGCGTCGTCATCACGACGCGGTTCGTCTCCAGGTCGCGGACCGGCTGGTTGACGCCGCGGTGGCCGAAGTCCATCTTCTCGGTGGTGCCGCCGAGCGCGCGGGCGACGACCTGCTGGCCGAGACAGATGCCGGCGATGGGCGTCTCGCCGACGTAGGTGTCGACGAGCGCCTCGGCGGCCTCGAAGTTCGCGGGGTCGCCGGGACCGTTCGAGATAAAGAGTAGGTCCGGGTCGACGGCGTCCACGTCGGCCTCCGTCGCGTCGTAGGGCAGGACGTGGACGTCAGCGCCGCGGGCGACCAGCGAGTCGACGATCGATCCCTTCGCGCCACAGTCGATCAGCGCCACGTCGGCGTCGGCGTACGCGCCGTCGTCGTCGCCCTCGTGGACGACGGGTTCGGCGACGCTGACTTGCGCGCCGATGTCCTCGTGCTCGCTCATGCCCTTGCAGGCGTCGAGTTCGGCCAGCGCGTCCTCGGCCGTCGCGTCGTCGCCGACGGCGATGCCACATTTCATCGCGCCGCCCTCCCGGATGTCCGTCACGAGGTCGCGGGTGTCGATGTGGTCGACCGCCGGGACGCCCTCGTCGGCGAGCCACTCGGCCACGTCGTCGGTGAGTTCCCGGGCGACGACGGCGCGGGGGTGGACTCGGTCGGACTCGAACCGCTCCTCGCGCACGCCGTAGTTGCCGATCAGCGGGTAGGAGAACGTGAGCACCTGCTCCTCGTAGGAGGGGTCGGTGAGGCTCTCCTCGTAGCCCGTGTACGCTGTCGTGAAGACCAGTTCGCCGCGGCTCGTTCCCGGGGAGCGGCCACGCGCTTCGACCACGTGCCCGCCTTCGAGCGCTACGTAGGCGTCCATCGTTACGAACTACGTATAGCTCCGCGGTCTATAAACCTTGCTTTCGAAGCGAAGTTACGAATTTCGAAATCATCAAGTGACGCCCCGCGGTAGTGTCGGGCAACGGATGGACGACCTCGACCAGCAGATACTGAACATCCTCCGACGCGACGCGCGGACGGCGTACACGGAGATCGCCGACCGCGTCGGCACGTCGGAGGGAACGGTACGGAACCGCGTCGAGCGAATGACCGAGGAGGGGATCATCGAGCGGTTCACCGTCACCACGCGCACGGGCAACGTGAAGGCGATGATCGAGGTGGGCGTCGCCGTCGACGTGGACACCACCGCCGTCTCCGAGCGCATGGCCGAGTGGGAGGAGGTCGACTTCGTCTGGCAGGTCAGCGGCGAGGAGGACGTGGTGCTGGTCGTGGACGCCTCCGACACGCAGGGCGTGAACGACCTGATCACGCAGGCCCGCGAGATGGAGGACGTGGTGAGCACGAAGACCCGACTGATCCTCGACGAGAAGCTCGGCTAGTCCTCGCTCCCGCCCTCGCCCGGCGGCGGCCCGACGCCGGGCGTCGCCCACTCCGGCCGGTCGAGTTGCCCTTTCCACGCGTGGATCCGGCGGTACGCCGGCCGGAGCAGCCCGTTCGGGAAGCCGCTCCCGACCTGCGCCTCGACCCGGCCGTCGCGGATCGCATCGACGACGCTTTCGGCGGTGAGTTCGTCGGCGTCGACGGTCGTGTACGCGCGTCCGGCCTCGAAGGGGTAGTGGGCGTCGCTCCCGCCGGTCATCGGCAGGTCGTGGCCCCGCGCGAGGTGTTCGACCCACGGCCGGGTGCGCGGGTGCTTGCCGTTGATCTCGATGGCGTCGAACGGCGCGTCGACGTGCCGGACCGTGCTGTTGCGATACGGGTGAGCGACGATGGCGGCGCAGTCGTGCTCGTGGGCCAGCGCGACCGTCTCCTGAGGCGTGAGCGTCTCCGGTTCGGTGTGACGCGGCGGGTCCGGCCCGACGACGAGCACGTGGCCCCGCGTCGTCGTCACCTCGATGCCCGGGATCACGGCGAAGCCGTCGGGCGTCTCGAACTCGCGGTAGTAGTCGTGGTTCGTCGTCGCCAGCCCGTGCAGGCCGCGTCGCCGCGCCACGGCGACCAGCAGCCGGAACCCGGCGGGGTCGTACGTCTCCCCGAGGCGCGGCCGCCCGTGGAAAAACCGGGTGTGGGTGTGCAGGTCGATGGCGAACACGCTAGACGGACGGCAGCGAGCGCCTTATGCGTCGGCCCGCGCCACGTCGCCCTTCGGCCGTCCCGTCGCGCGACCCCCGAGCCATTTGCCGGTCGCCGCCGTCGTCCGTACGGGGGATACCAGTGAGCAACACGACAGGCGGGGACGGCGAGCGCGTGCTCGTGCTGAACCCGCAGAGCGGGAGCGGGGACCACGCTCCGGAGGTGCACGGCCGGGCGGACGAGCACGGGTTCGAGGTGCGCGAGACGGCGGCGGCGGGCGACGCGGTCGACTTCGCGGCCGCGGCCGCGGAATCGGGTGCCGACCTGATCGCCGCGGCGGGCGGCGACGGGACGCTGAACGAGGTCGTGCGCGGCATCGACCGGGCCGACGCCTTCGACGAGGTGACGTTCGCGGCCGTCCCGACGGGGACCGGCAACAACTTCGCCGGCAACGTTGGGGTCCGCGGGATCAGCCACGCGTTCGAACTGATCGATTCCGGGGAGCGACGGGCGATCGACCTGGGGTACGCCAACGGCCGGCCGTTCCTCAACTCCTGTGTGGGCGGGCTCACGGCGGACGCGAGCGCGAACACCAGTCCGGAGCTAAAGGAGCGCCTCGGCGTGGCCGCGTACGTCGTCAGCACGCTCCGGACCGTCACGGAGTTCGAGGGCATGCCGCTCCACGTCGAGACCAGCGACGAGATCGCCGAGACGTGGCGGGGGGATGCGCTGATCGTGTTGATCGGCAACTGCCGACGCGCTCCGGCGGGCGACGGCCGGACGCAGGCGAACGTCGAGGACGGCCTGCTGGACGTGACCATCGTCGAGGAAGCGCCGACCGGCGACCTCGCCCGGGACGCCGTCGTGCAGCGCGTCCTCGGGGCCGACGCGGCTGGGACGGTCCGACTGCTGACCCCGTCGCTGTCGCTCTCGACCGCCGACGAGGAGATCGCCTACAGCCTCGACGGGGAGATGATCGCCGCCGCCGACCTGCAGGTCGACACCGAACGGCGACGGCTCCGGCTCCCCGTCGGCGACGCGTACGACCCGGACCCGGGCTGATCCGAAGAGGGTTTGACAGCGCCCGCCGATGCCACTGCTATGAGCGCCGACGACGGGGCCGCCGAGGGCCTCACACACGAGAACGCGGGACAGGACGTGATCGCGGTCGACGCCGACGACAACGCCGAGGGGCTGGTCAACCGACTGGACGCCCACACCGGGGACGGGATCCGCCACCGCGCGTTCACTGCGCTCGTGTTCGACGAGGAGGGGCACATTCTGCTCGCGCAGCGAAGTCCGGACAAGCGCCTCTGGGACACCCACTGGGACGGCACCGTCGCCTCCCACCCCGTCGAGGGACAGAGTCAGAAGGAGGCGACGCGGGAGCGACTTCAGGAGGAACTCGGCGTGACGCCCGACCAGTACGACGACCTGCGCCTCACCGACAAGTTCGAGTACAAGCGCTACTACGAGAACGCGGGCGTCGAGCACGAGGTGTGTGCGGTCCTCCAGCTGACGCTGACCGACACGACGCTCGACCCGGACCCCGAGGAGGTCGCCGGCCTGATGTGGGTCCCATACGAGCGACTCCACCGCAACCCGCAGTGGTACCGCCAGCTGCGCCTCTGTCCCTGGTTCCAGATCGCGATGCGACGCGACGTCGAGTAGTCAGTCGACGGCTGTTTCCCTTTGAACTAATTTTTCGCCTGTACGATCGATGGGATCCGGGAAAACTATTCTAAATTCTCTAAAAAGACGCAAAACGCCGTGAATTGGGCGATTCTATGGCGAGGGTTAATACGTCAGGGAGTCGTAGACGTATCTGAGCCAATGAGTACGAGTACGGCGGACACCGACGCCGGAGCGCTCGACCTGACGCGGTCGGAACAGTGGGTCCTCCACCACGCGATGTTGCAGGAACTGGAGGCCGCGGCGGCGGCCGACGAGTCCGAACCGTGGTGGGCGATCGCCGTCCTCGAACAGGTCGAGGCGGACGGCGCGCTGGCGCTGACGTGTTTCGAGGCCTGGCGGGTCACGCGGTCGCTCCGGTCGTACGCCGCGGACGCGCCGGACCGCGACAGCACGGCGGCCGAGGCGGTCGCCGAGCGGCTGTCTACGGCGTACGAGTCCCCGCCGCTGGCGACGACGTAGCCCCGGGCCGTCCCGCCGGCCTCGCCGGACAGGTTACCCCACGGAGGTGTCGGCGGACGGGGAACGCGCTCGGCCGCGACGCGCGGGTAACCTCCGATTACGGTCCCTCGCGCGGGCGGTCGGCATTTTACCGCCGTCCGGGTCCGGATCTAATCCGCGCCGTCGTCCACGGCCGCCGACTGGTCCGAACGCTGTCAGCGTTACGCCCGTTTTTCGGCTCGCTGAACGTTCTACGCCGTTTATCCTCGCACCGACCGCCTTTCGGTTCGTATGGTGAGTACCAAGACGACAAGCGCAGTGTTCGTTGCACTCCTGCTCGTGACGGCCGGCGGTGTGGCGACGGCCGCCACGGCGGGGGACGCCGACGGGACAGCTGCTGTACCGATAGACGACCGGATCGCACAACAGGACGAGGACGACGAAGCCGATGACGATGACGCCGTCGGGGACGCGAACTTCGAGGTGTCGGACCTCTCCGCGGTCGACGCCGCGCCCGCGGGCGACGTGGTCACGGTGACCGCCGACCTGACGAACCCCGCGGCCGACGACGCCGAGGGGTTTGTCGAGTTCCGCCTCGACGGCGAGGTGGTCGAGCGGCGGTATCTCGCGCTCGACGGCGACGAGAGCCGGACCGTCGAGTTCAACGTGAACACGACCGACGTGCCGCCCGGCGACTACGTCCACGGCGTGTTCACCGCCGACAGCGGCGAGGTCGCCGAGCTAACGCTCGTCGAGACCGCGGAGTCGTTCACCGTCGCGAACCTCTCCGCGCCCGACGAGGCGACCCTTGACGAGCCGGTGACCGTCACCGCCGACATCGCGAACGACGGCGACGAGACCGACGAGCAGGCCGTCGACGCGCGTCTCGACGGCGACGTCGTCGACCGGACGAACGTCAGCCTCGACGCCGGCGAGAACGAGACGGTCGAGTTCGAGGTCACACCGGAGGAGACCGGCACGCAGTACCTGAGCGTGTTCACCCGTGACGACGGCGAGTTCCGGGAGATAACCGTCACCGCCGCCGGGGACGACGATGACGACGCGCGGGACAGGGATGACGACGGCGCGGACGACGGTGACGACGCGGAACCGACGGCGAACATCACGTTCGAGAACCAGACGTCGAACGGCAGTACGGTCACCGTCGCCGAGGTGAACACGAGTGACGGCGGGTTCGTGGCGATCCACAATGACTCGCTGCTGGACGGTAACGTCGTGGGTAGCGTCGTCGGCGTCTCGGAGTACATCGAACCGGGCGAAGAGGACGACCTGGAGGTCGAACTGTTCGACGTGCCCGGCGCCGAGTTCGAGGAAGACGAACTCGCCGAGAATCAGACGCTGATCGCGATGCCGCACCTCGATTCGAACGACAACGAGACGTACGACTTCGTCGCGACGAACGGTTCGGCGGACGGCCCGTACGTCAACGACACTGACGACCCCGTGGTCGACGACGCCTTCGTCACCGTCGAAGCGGACGAGAATAACGACACCGACGACGCCGAACCGACCGCGACGGTAACCTTCGAGAACCAGACGTCGAACGGTAGTACGGTCACTATCGCCGAGGTGAACACGAGCGACGGCGGGTTCGTCGCGATCCACGACGACTCGCTGCTGGACGACAACGCCGTGGGCAGCGTGATCGGCGTCTCGGAGTACATCGAACCGGGCGAAGAGGACGACCTGGAGGTCGAACTGTTCGACGTGCCGGGTGCGGAGTTCGACGATGACGAGCTATCGGAGAACCAGACGCTGATCGCGATGCCGCACCTCGACACGAACGACAATGAGACGTACGACTTCGTCGCCACCCAGAACGGCGAGGACGGCCCGTACCTCAACGAGACCGGCGAACCCGTCGTCGACGACGCGTTCGTCACCGTCGAGGACGACGGTATCGCCGACAACGTGACGGACAACGCTACCGACGAAGAGCCGGTCGCCGACAACGCGACTGAAGACGGCGTCGCCGACAACGTCACCGACGATAACGCTACAGATGACGGCATCGCCGACAACGTGACGGACGACGGCGTGGCGGACAACGTCACCGAGGACAATGCAACGGACGACGGCGTCGTGGACAACGCGACGGACGACGGCGTTGCGGACAACGCGACCGGTGACGATGCCGCGGACAACGCGACTGACGGCATCGCGGACGACGAACCCGACGGCGTCGACGACGACGCCGCGGACGACCTCCCGGCTGACAACGCCACGGACGGCGTCGACGACGCCGAGGGGAACGAAACGGCAGGCAACGAAAGCGACGGCGCTAACGACGAAGCGCTGATCGGGTAGCCGGCGCGCTTACCGCGACCGGTCCCCGTCTTCGCCGCCGCGCACGGCGGCCCACACCGCGGTCGCGCCGAGCAGGAACGCCGGGACCAGCGGCAGGATCAGGAACGCGACCCGGAACGGCAGGCTCGGCGGTCGCAGGAGGATGATGGCGGGCACCACCAGAAAGCAGATGATTATCACGCCGACCAGCGTCCAGCCTCGCCAGTCGAACTCGCGGTCGGCGGTGGCGTCGCTCGTCGCGGTACCCTCCGGTTCGTGGACGTAGCCGCCGTCGTCAGAGCTCACTGTCGGGGATTACCACCACTTTGCCAAAGCCCTCACGGTTCTCCAGCAGTTCGTGGGCGCGGGCCGTCTCGCTCATCGGGAGCACCTCGCGGGTCCGTGGCTCGAACGTGCCGTCCCAGACGAGTTCGAGGACGTCGTCGACCTGCCCCGGCGTCGCCATCGTCGACCCGATCACCTGCAGCTGGTTCCAGAAGATGCGGTTGATGTCGGTCTCGGGGTTCGGCCCGGTCGTCGCGCCGCAGGTGAGCAGCCGGCCGCCCTTGGCGAGGCTGGCGAGCGAATCGGTCCACGTCGCCGCGCCGACGTGGTCGACGACGACGTCGACGCCGCGCTTGCCGGTCAGGTCGCGGATCCGCCGGGCGAAGTCCTCGGCCTCGTAGTCGATGACGTGGTCCGCGCCGCAGTCGCGGGCGTGTTCGAGTTTCTCGTCGCTGCTGCCGGTGGCGTACACGGTCGCGCCGGCGTGGTCGGCGATCTGGACCGCCGCGTGGCCGACGCCGCCGCTCGCGCCCAGCACGAGCACGTCCTCGCCGGCGGTCACGTCTCCGCGGTCCATCAGCATCCGCCAGGCGGTCTGGAACACGAGCGGCGCGGCGGCGGCCGTCTCCCAGTCGACGCCCTCGGGGACGTGGACGAGGTTCTTCTCGGGGACGGCAGCTTGCTCGCTGTGGACGCCGCGGGTGTGCTCGCCGATGACGCCGAAGCGGACGCACATCGACGGGTCGCCGTTGCGGCAGTACTCGCACTCCCCGCAGTACGTCCCGGCGGCCAGCGCGACGCGGTCGCCGGGTTCGAACCGGGAGACGCGGTCACCGACCGACTCGACGACGCCTGCCCCGTCGCTGCCGGGGATGTGGGGCATCTCCAGGTCGATGTGTGGCAGCCCCCGGCGCGTCCACACGTCGAGGTGGTTCAGCGCGCCGGCCTTCACGTCGACCAGCACCTCGTCGGCGTCGGGGTCGGGGTCCGGGAACTCGCCGTACTCGATGACATCGGTGCCGCCGTGGCCGGTGAACTTGACTGCTTGCACGTCCGATCCCTCGGCGAGCGCGGGCAAAAAGTCGACGAAAGACCACGACAGTTCCGGGGGAGACTTTTGTGGCCGCCGCCGGAACGGATCGGTATGGTCGACTTCCAGTCACGCGACACGCGGCGAGGGTTGGACGAGGACGAGGAGGACGAACCGGACGAGGAAGCCGAGTCGGAGGTCGACGACGGAGCCGAACCGGACTCCGACGGAGCGACCGAACCGGGCGAGGAGACCGTCCCCGACGCGTCGGAGGGCGACCCGGACCCCGAACCTGCCGACGCTGCGGCCGGGACGGTCCCGGAGGCGGACGGGAGCGACGCCGAGGGCGCTCCCCACGGCCGGGACGACGACTCGGGCGGGCACGACCCCGGCGGCACCGGCGACCACGACCGAGACGACGGCGGCCACGATGCCAACGACCACGGCCACGGCGACCACGCTCACGCCGACCACCATCACCACGACGTGGACACGCTGGGGGTCGCGGTCGTCACCGTCTCCTCGTCGCGGACGCTGTCGGACGACCCGGCGGGCGACACGATCACGGAGACGATGGAAGCCGCCGACGACGAGGTGGTCACCCGCGAACTGATCCCCGACGACTACGACCGGATCGAGGGGACGCTCTCCAACCTCGTCGGGCGCGAGGACGTGGATATCGTCGTCACCACCGGCGGCACCGGCGTGACGCCCGACGACGTGACGATCGAGGCGGCAAAGCGCCTGTTCGACAAGGAACTGCCCGGCTTCGGCGAGCTGTTCCGGCTGCTCTCCTACGACGAGATCGGGACGAAGGTCGTCGCCACGCGGGCGACGGCCGGGATCGTCGACGGCGTCCCCGTGTTCTGTCTCCCCGGGAGTGAGAATGCCGCCCTGCTGGGCGCGGAGACGATCATCTCCGAGGAGGCGGCCCACATCGCGGGGCTGGCGAACCGCGACGAGTAGCGTAACGGAATCGTTACGAAAAACGGATTTGAAAAGCGTTATCGGAGCCGGAGCCGTCGGTCCAGCCGCGATGTACACCGGTGTCGTCGAGACGACTGGCGAACTGCGTGCGAAGGAACTGCGGGACGGCGGCTGTCGGCTCCGGATCGGGACCGACACCTCCTCGGTGGCCCCGGACGACAGCGTCGGGATTCAGGGCGTCTGTCTCACCGCCGAGCGCGTCGGCGACGGCTGGTTCGAGGCCTTCTGCTCGCCGGAAACCGTCGAGCGGACGTACCTCGCGGCCCTCGACCCGGGCGCGCCCGTCAACGTCGAGACGCCCGTGTCCCCCGGGGGGACGCTCGACGGCCACGTCGTCAAGGGAACCGTCGACACCGTGACCGAGGTCACGGCCGTCGAACCGGACGGCGACGGCTGGCGCTACGAGTTCGCCGTCCCGGAGGGGTACGGCAGGTTCCTCGTGGAGAAGGGGTCGGTGGCGGTAGACGGGATCAGCCTCACGGTCGCAGCGGTCGGTGATGGGACGTTCGAGGCTGCGGTGATCCCTGCGACCCGGGAGATAACGACGCTCTCGGAGAAAGCCGTCGGCGACCCGGTCCACTTCGAGGCGGACCTGCTGGCGAAGTACGCCCAGCAAGGGCAGACGGCGGGGACGACGTGACTGTGCTCCCCTATCTGGGCATCGGACAGAGGCTCGCGGTCAGCACCGCGACCCCGTCCTCGGCGTCGTTGCGCGCGCCGTGGGCGACGCCGCGCTCGTGGAGGACGACACCGGGTGCGGCGACCTCCTCCTCCGTCCCGTCCTGCAGGACGGTGACCGTCCCCTCGACGACGTGGAACACGTTCGTCGAGTCGGCGTGTTCGTGCGGATCCAGTTTCGCGCCGGGACCGAGCGCGAACGCCTTGACGAGCACGTCGTCCTGCACGACGACCTCCGCATCGACGACTTCGCCGCGCTCGGGGTCCAGATCGGGATAGCGGTCGAGCGACATGAGGCGTGATACGCCGTCGCGTAGGATAGTCGTGTCGGCGCGCTACACCCGAACCGTCACCTCACTCGTCGTCCCGTCGACGGTTGCGTTCCCGACGAACGCCGCCTCCCGACCTACGGCCCGAGCTAGTCGACTGTGACCCGGTGGGACGGGTTACGAGATGCAGTGATCCGAATCACATAAAATTCAGTATGTGGAGTTCGACTCGACCAGGTCCTCGATTTTACGGGTTATAAAATATCTACACGGTGTTTCAAATCACCCACCCGACCTAACATCCGTTCGAGTATGGCTTTTGAACTCGGATAAAACGGGTTAATTCCGACTAACTACGTCTTGGCTTTAATATATCCACGCCCCATGTTCCGGGTGAAGCATGGTCGACTCCAATCCCACTCGGCGAACGATGCTGAAGGCGATCGGTGGTACCGCAGCGCTCGCAGCCGTCCCCGCGAGCGTGCAGGCGAGCGATTCCGAATGGACGGTTGCCGAGACGCCGACCGCGTCCACCCTGCACGGCGTCCAGACCACGACGAACGGGTACTACGCCGTCGGCGGCGGTGGAGTCGTCCTGCGGCGCGGTGCCGATGGCTGGCGGAAGGTCATCGACGGCGGCCCCACGGGCAACGGCAACAGCCTCTTCGGTTCCGACGTGACCGACTACGGCTCCCGGCTCTGGTTCGTCGGCGCGAGCGGCGCGATCGGCGAGTACAACGTCAACGCGGGCAACCTGCAGGACCACTCCGCGCCCAACGACAACACGAACAACTACAACGACGTGGCCGTCACCGGCGAGGGCGGCGAGGCGAACGTGTACGTCGCGGGCGACTCCGGGAAGATCTACTACAGCTTCGAGAACGGCGAGAGCCAGACCTGGGAGTACGTCACGCCGGGCAGCGGGTCGGCGATCCAGGCGATCGACTTCCACGGGCCGCGCTCCGGGCACGCGGTCGACACGAACGGGCGCGTGTTCGAGACGACCGACGGCGTCACGTGGGAGGCGATCGGCCTGCAGGACGCCAACGTGAACTTCTACGGGGTCGACAGCGACGGCGTCGACGACGTGTGGGTCTCCGGCGGCGGCGGCATGGTGTT
The genomic region above belongs to Halostella salina and contains:
- a CDS encoding WD40/YVTN/BNR-like repeat-containing protein, with product MVDSNPTRRTMLKAIGGTAALAAVPASVQASDSEWTVAETPTASTLHGVQTTTNGYYAVGGGGVVLRRGADGWRKVIDGGPTGNGNSLFGSDVTDYGSRLWFVGASGAIGEYNVNAGNLQDHSAPNDNTNNYNDVAVTGEGGEANVYVAGDSGKIYYSFENGESQTWEYVTPGSGSAIQAIDFHGPRSGHAVDTNGRVFETTDGVTWEAIGLQDANVNFYGVDSDGVDDVWVSGGGGMVFHYDGAQWTATDTGDAGLQDVEVAADDADGYTIGGGGKVYDYDGEDWVAVDTPSGSNLKAALDSRTDIAVGAGGTVLER